In Labrus bergylta chromosome 6, fLabBer1.1, whole genome shotgun sequence, the following proteins share a genomic window:
- the mknk2b gene encoding MAP kinase-interacting serine/threonine-protein kinase 2b isoform X1, which yields MVQNKIPEVTGFHRSFKGQNPFASDDFTKNGSHLIDSSFNFDSSPRHDTPVLPDMPSSQPIDIPDAKKRNKKKKRCRATDSFSGRFEDVYRLQEEVLGEGAYARVQTCINLITNKEYAVKIIEKRPGHSRSRVFREVEMLYQCQGHSNILELVEFFEEEDKFYLVFEKLRGGSILAHIHKRRYFSEQEASVVVQDIASALDFLHNKGMAHRDLKPENILCKSADKISPVKICDFDLGSGIKLNSDSSPISTPELLTPCGSAEYMAPEVVEAFSEEATIYDKRCDLWSLGVILYIMLSGYPPFVGRCGGDCGWELGEPCHTCQNTLFESIQEGKYEFPEKDWAHISSSAKDLISKLLVRDAKNRLSASQVLRHPWVQGGAFDTLPTSILHQRTSNARDLTFFAGKAMAVNRQLAEQDGIEDQQQQEVPFVVTATGSSMRLSPPSNSKLARRRQLSNQPNGGPVSAAELRQLLAPLVIVGDCA from the exons ATGGTTCAAAATAAGATACCCGAAGTCACTGGATTCCATCGCTCTTTCAAG GGCCAAAATCCCTTTGCATCAGATGACTTCACCAAAAATGGATCCCATCTTATTGATTCGTCTTTTAATTTTGACTCCTCCCCAAGACATG ACACTCCTGTTTTGCCAGACATGCCTTCCAGCCAGCCTATCGACATCCCCGATGCCAAgaagagaaacaagaagaagaagcgtTGCCGGGCAACTGACAGCTTCTCTGGGCGATTCGAGG ATGTCTACAGACTGCAGGAAGAGGTATTAGGAGAGGGCGCTTATGCCAGAGTGCAAACATGCATCAACCTCATCACCAATAAAGAGTATGCTGTGAAG ATCATTGAGAAAAGACCAGGTCACAGCCGCAGTCGTGTCTTCCGTGAGGTTGAGATGCTCTACCAGTGCCAGGGCCACAG TAACATACTGGAGCTGGTGGAGTTCTTTGAAGAGGAAGATAAATTCTACCTGGTGTTTGAAAAGCTCAGGGGAG GGTCAATCTTGGCGCACATTCACAAGAGACGGTACTTCAGTGAGCAGGAAGCCAGTGTGGTCGTGCAGGACATTGCCAGCGCTCTAGATTTCTTGCACAACAAGG GAATGGCACACAGAGACCTGAAGCCTGAAAACATTCTCTGCAAGAGTGCCGACAAG attTCCCCAGTCAAGATCTGTGACTTTGACTTGGGCAGTGGGATCAAGCTGAACAGTGACAGCTCACCCATCTCCACCCCTGAGCTCCTTACTCCT TGTGGCTCGGCAGAGTACATGGCACCTGAGGTGGTTGAAGCTTTCAGTGAGGAGGCCACAATTTACGACAAGCGCTGTGACCTGTGGAGTCTTGGAGTCATCCTCTACATCATGCTAAGTGGCTACCCACCCTTTGTAGGCCgctgtggtggtgactgtggaTGGGAATTAGGGGAACCCTGCCACACCTGCCAG AACACTTTGTTTGAGAGTATTCAGGAAGGAAAATACGAGTTTCCAGAGAAAGACTGGGCTCACATCTCCTCAAGTGCCAAAGACCTCATATCCAAACTTCTGGTTCGAGATGCCAAAAACCGCCTGAGTGCCAGCCAGGTTCTGCGGCACCCCTGGGTGCAGGGG ggTGCATTTGACACTTTGCCAACATCAATCTTGCATCAAAG AACCAGCAATGCCAGGGATCTGACTTTCTTCGCTGGCAAAGCCATGGCTGTGAACCGGCAGCTGGCTGAACAGGATGGCATTGaagaccagcagcagcaggaagtcCCCTTTGTTGTTACCGCTACTGGCTCTTCTATgcgcctctctcctccttccaaCTCTAAGCTGGCCCGGCGTAGGCAGCTGAGCAACCAGCCTAACGGAGGGCCCGTCTCTGCTGCAGAGCTGCGACAGCTCTTGGCTCCTCTTGTTATTGTGGGAGACTGTGCCTGA
- the mknk2b gene encoding MAP kinase-interacting serine/threonine-protein kinase 2b isoform X2, with translation MVQNKIPEVTGFHRSFKGQNPFASDDFTKNGSHLIDSSFNFDSSPRHDMPSSQPIDIPDAKKRNKKKKRCRATDSFSGRFEDVYRLQEEVLGEGAYARVQTCINLITNKEYAVKIIEKRPGHSRSRVFREVEMLYQCQGHSNILELVEFFEEEDKFYLVFEKLRGGSILAHIHKRRYFSEQEASVVVQDIASALDFLHNKGMAHRDLKPENILCKSADKISPVKICDFDLGSGIKLNSDSSPISTPELLTPCGSAEYMAPEVVEAFSEEATIYDKRCDLWSLGVILYIMLSGYPPFVGRCGGDCGWELGEPCHTCQNTLFESIQEGKYEFPEKDWAHISSSAKDLISKLLVRDAKNRLSASQVLRHPWVQGGAFDTLPTSILHQRTSNARDLTFFAGKAMAVNRQLAEQDGIEDQQQQEVPFVVTATGSSMRLSPPSNSKLARRRQLSNQPNGGPVSAAELRQLLAPLVIVGDCA, from the exons ATGGTTCAAAATAAGATACCCGAAGTCACTGGATTCCATCGCTCTTTCAAG GGCCAAAATCCCTTTGCATCAGATGACTTCACCAAAAATGGATCCCATCTTATTGATTCGTCTTTTAATTTTGACTCCTCCCCAAGACATG ACATGCCTTCCAGCCAGCCTATCGACATCCCCGATGCCAAgaagagaaacaagaagaagaagcgtTGCCGGGCAACTGACAGCTTCTCTGGGCGATTCGAGG ATGTCTACAGACTGCAGGAAGAGGTATTAGGAGAGGGCGCTTATGCCAGAGTGCAAACATGCATCAACCTCATCACCAATAAAGAGTATGCTGTGAAG ATCATTGAGAAAAGACCAGGTCACAGCCGCAGTCGTGTCTTCCGTGAGGTTGAGATGCTCTACCAGTGCCAGGGCCACAG TAACATACTGGAGCTGGTGGAGTTCTTTGAAGAGGAAGATAAATTCTACCTGGTGTTTGAAAAGCTCAGGGGAG GGTCAATCTTGGCGCACATTCACAAGAGACGGTACTTCAGTGAGCAGGAAGCCAGTGTGGTCGTGCAGGACATTGCCAGCGCTCTAGATTTCTTGCACAACAAGG GAATGGCACACAGAGACCTGAAGCCTGAAAACATTCTCTGCAAGAGTGCCGACAAG attTCCCCAGTCAAGATCTGTGACTTTGACTTGGGCAGTGGGATCAAGCTGAACAGTGACAGCTCACCCATCTCCACCCCTGAGCTCCTTACTCCT TGTGGCTCGGCAGAGTACATGGCACCTGAGGTGGTTGAAGCTTTCAGTGAGGAGGCCACAATTTACGACAAGCGCTGTGACCTGTGGAGTCTTGGAGTCATCCTCTACATCATGCTAAGTGGCTACCCACCCTTTGTAGGCCgctgtggtggtgactgtggaTGGGAATTAGGGGAACCCTGCCACACCTGCCAG AACACTTTGTTTGAGAGTATTCAGGAAGGAAAATACGAGTTTCCAGAGAAAGACTGGGCTCACATCTCCTCAAGTGCCAAAGACCTCATATCCAAACTTCTGGTTCGAGATGCCAAAAACCGCCTGAGTGCCAGCCAGGTTCTGCGGCACCCCTGGGTGCAGGGG ggTGCATTTGACACTTTGCCAACATCAATCTTGCATCAAAG AACCAGCAATGCCAGGGATCTGACTTTCTTCGCTGGCAAAGCCATGGCTGTGAACCGGCAGCTGGCTGAACAGGATGGCATTGaagaccagcagcagcaggaagtcCCCTTTGTTGTTACCGCTACTGGCTCTTCTATgcgcctctctcctccttccaaCTCTAAGCTGGCCCGGCGTAGGCAGCTGAGCAACCAGCCTAACGGAGGGCCCGTCTCTGCTGCAGAGCTGCGACAGCTCTTGGCTCCTCTTGTTATTGTGGGAGACTGTGCCTGA
- the mob3a gene encoding MOB kinase activator 3A: MSMALKQVFNKDRTFRPKRKFEPGTQRFELHKKAQASLNAGLDLKQAVALPHGEDLNDWVAVHVVDFFNRINLIYGTISDSCTDQTCPVMSGGPKYEYRWQDEHKYKKPTALPAPKYMSLLMDWIEVQINNENIFPTNIGTPFPKHFMQVAKKILSRLFRVFVHVYIHHFDRVSQMGAEAHVNTCYKHFYYFVTEFNLTDHKELEPLKEMTSRMCH, from the exons ATGTCCATGGCCCTGAAACAAGTCTTCAACAAAGACAGGACATTCCGGCCCAAGCGAAAGTTTGAGCCCGGGACGCAACGCTTTGAGCTGCACAAGAAGGCCCAGGCGTCTCTGAACGCAGGGCTGGACCTGAAGCAGGCCGTCGCGCTGCCCCACGGCGAGGACCTCAACGACTGGGTGGCCGTACACGTGGTCGACTTCTTTAACCGCATCAACCTCATCTATGGCACCATCAGTGACTCCTGCACCGATCAGACCTGCCCGGTCATGTCCGGGGGGCCCAAGTATGAATACCGCTGGCAGGATGAGCACAAGTACAAAAAGCCAACGGCGCTGCCAGCCCCCAAATACATGAGCCTGCTAATGGACTGGATCGAGGTACAAATTAACAACGAGAACATCTTCCCCACCAACATTG GTACTCCCTTCCCTAAGCACTTCATGCAGGTGGCTAAGAAGATCTTGTCACGTCTGTTCCGGGTGTTTGTCCATGTCTACATCCATCACTTTGACCGTGTGAGCCAGATGGGGGCTGAGGCTCATGTCAATACCTGCTACAAGCATTTCTATTACTTTGTCACTGAGTTCAACCTGACGGACCACAAAGAGCTGGAGCCTCTG aaagAGATGACCTCGCGGATGTGTCACTGA
- the rexo1 gene encoding RNA exonuclease 1 homolog produces the protein MLRSTGFFRGIDCPFYAECSEDKGSRNGCNRPYCHFRHSKQRRASYGAAADVKKQRGLQSAQKEQGYDPFNPEVVNPQDQQDGDLSGALEMVNKAIEEVRSQVEREKRKLSRIGDEPYNPSKSTSITSSDAVKSKAPPSHMAYDPGSYQMTSGGYNPAPGCSKYSLDSDKQGNHSNSMEYVPTSVKKAPSRIQTQQPPSPPPSPKYSNSTSSSKCKYTVDNSKPSTDMEYDPLSNYSAGIAAKSKREGGAKAVKSHKLQGSNTSDQEYVVAAKKPRQQGVDSKKYTFSDSDGESSGTEYRPTSLSNVQQRKGNSSSLWDAVGKEKKERTESMLNTLTQRNKEDSAGDSDVQEYVKHKDHTEKKKVAGQSSSDKRGKSEKVHKAVKEVNKTSGSKSVSSSSSKDKESIKNSSQDSAKKENKSHEKRDDRKSTVKVKSSDKSQREGREEKRSDGKINAAENVKTDSRKRDKDAENFARESKKPKVSDKEKEHSRYKDHNHKNGKLDSCKRQKDVKKNSKSSSSSSNSSKGCSANSKEKEKHNISSSNGKKLEGKRRSASLSHADLFGDESPEEASPIMMEDSDEEEEEEEVLVRKSADALKRGRLSKRKASELTPSSSDEEAVGGVEDDAAGKDELDGVGMDFSSFQDDLDFDSDPMEECLRIFNESKDVKREDKGRQAKQPSRDIEEEKDTESTLTTLFPGQKKRVSHCVTKGNTDAPSKSAVQPYRRLTAQEVCYRRMQMAQQQAAQLSASVKSSSQSSSPGSSGERKRVAHRPSPQIPSSKTNVRPVANRVLSPNQSHETVKPQTTAGILSKTSSTVMQRRVAHTPTMKSGSMKRPVIPTEFGAKVPTNVRQRYLTTFIDECVKFCPSEKDAFQMALDEEKLVYERSSSKNIYLNVAVNTLKKLRGKSSSRPSAVTKDPGSAANRKAQSHEEVLGGRLAATTSFTVNRTGKQQEEKLIGATLYKRLQAYLMTEEQFQENGYPRTNPESAGRAVIHNLPEKKPVTDPFNKICCRCGAEYKINVNGSCVRKEECTFHWGRLRRHKVAGGWETNYSCCAAAVGSPGCQVCKQHVQDGRKESLDGFVTTFSKALPPDGNGGVFALDCEMCYTKQGLELTRVTVIDSEMKVIYDTFVKPESKVVDYNTRFSGVTEEDLEDVTISLRDVQAVLLSMFSAESILIGHSLESDLLALKLIHSTVVDTAIVFPHRLGLPFKRALRNLMADHLKRIIQDNVDGHDSSEDASACMELMVWKIKEDAKLKR, from the exons ATGTTAAGATCCACCGGCTTCTTCCGAGGGATTGACTGTCCGTTTTACGCGGAGTGCAGCGAGGATAAAGGCAGCAGGAATGGGTGCAACAGACCGTACTGTCACTTCAGACACAGCAAGCAGAGACGGGCTTCATacggagcagcagcagatgtaAAGAAGCAGAGAGGTCTTCAGTCCGCACAGAAAG AACAAGGTTATGATCCTTTCAACCCAGAAGTTGTGAACCCCCAGGATCAGCAGGATGGAGACCTCAGCGGGGCTCTGGAGATGGTCAATAAGGCCATCGAGGAGGTCCGCAGTCAGGTGGAGAGGGAAAAGAGGAAGCTGTCTCGGATTGGGGATGAACCATACAACCCCAGCAAGAGCACCAGCATTACTTCGTCGGATGCTGTTAAAAGTAAAGCACCACCTTCACACATGGCCTACGACCCAGGGAGCTATCAGATGACATCAGGAGGTTATAATCCCGCCCCAGGCTGCAGCAAGTATAGCTTGGATTCAGACAAGCAAGGGAACCATAGTAACTCAATGGAATATGTTCCCACTTCAGTGAAAAAGGCTCCATCTCggatacaaacacaacaacccccctctcctccccccagTCCAAAGTACTCAAACAGCACATCTTCCTCTAAGTGTAAATACACGGTGGACAATTCTAAACCGTCTACAGATATGGAGTACGACCCGCTGTCCAACTACTCGGCAGGAATTGCGGCGAAAagtaagagagagggaggtgcaAAAGCTGTAAAATCACACAAACTTCAAGGATCAAACACGTCTGATCAGGAGTATGTCGTAGCTGCGAAGAAACCACGGCAGCAGGGTGTAGACTCAAAAAAGTACACTTTCTCTGACTCTGATGGTGAGAGCTCTGGAACGGAGTATCGACCCACATCGCTTAGTAATGTTCAGCAGAGAAAGGGCAACAGTAGTTCACTTTGGGACGCTGtagggaaagagaaaaaagaaagaactgaaagtATGCTGAATACACTGACACAGAGGAATAAAGAGGACTCTGCAGGGGACTCCGACGTCCAGGAATATGTGAAGCACAAGGaccacacagagaaaaagaaagtagCAGGTCAATCTAGTTCAGACAAAAGAGGCAAATCTGAGAAAGTTCATAAAGCTGTAAAGGaagtaaacaaaacaagtgGTAGTAAGAgtgttagcagcagcagcagcaaagacaAAGAGTCAATAAAGAACTCAAGCCAGGATTCCGCAAAGAAGGAGAACAAGAGTCATGAGAAAAGAGACGATAGGAAAAGCACAGTTAAGGTTAAATCCTCTGATAAATCTCAGAGGGaaggcagagaagaaaagagaagtgaTGGTAAGATCAACGCTGCAGAAAACGTAAAAACAGACTCAAGAAAACGAGATAAAGATGCGGAAAACTTTGCAAGGGAAAGCAAGAAACCCAAGGTATCAGACAAGGAAAAGGAACACAGCAGGTATAAGGACCACAACCACAAAAATGGTAAACTTGATAGCTGTAAAAGACAAAAGGACGTAAAGAAAAATAGCAAAAGCAGTTCTAGCAGCAGTAATTCTAGTAAAGGTTGTTCTGCAAAcagtaaagaaaaagagaagcacAACATCAGCTcttcaaatggaaaaaaacttGAGGGTAAACGGCGAAGTGCGAGTCTCAGCCATGCTGATCTGTTTGGAGACGAGAGTCCAGAGGAGGCCTCTCCGATAATGATGGAGGATtcggatgaagaagaagaagaagaagaagtgctgGTTAGAAAATCTGCTGATGCTTTAAAAAGGGGACGTCTGAGCAAGAGGAAAGCATCAGAGCTGACTCCCTCTTCCTCTGACGAAGAGGCTGTTGGCGGGGTTGAAGACGACGCGGCAGGTAAGGACGAACTGGACGGTGTTGGAATGGACTTCTCGAGTTTCCAGGACGACCTGGACTTTGACTCAGACCCGATGGAGGAGTGTTTGCGGATCTTCAATGAGTCCAAGGACGTTAAGAGGGAAGACAAGGGAAGGCAAGCTAAACAG CCCTCCAGGGACatagaggaggagaaagacacagagagcaCTTTAACCACTCTCTTTCCTGGTCAAAAGAAGAGAGTGTCCCATTGTGTTACCAAAGGAAAT aCTGATGCGCCTTCAAAGAGTGCAGTGCAGCCGTACAGGAGACTCACAGCGCAGGAAGTCTGTTACCGGCGTATGCAGATGGCTCAGCAGCAAGCTGCTCAGCTCTCGGCTTCAGTCAAAAGTTCCTCGCAGAGCTCCAGCCCTGGCTCCtctggagagaggaagagggtaGCACACCGTCCAAGCCCACAGATACCATCCTCCAAAACAA ATGTCAGACCAGTTGCCAATCGAGTATTGTCCCCGAACCAGTCCCATGAGACTGTGAAGCCCCAAACCACCGCAGGCATCTTGTCTAAGACCTCGTCCACTGTCATGCAGAGGAGGGTGGCACACACACCCACCATGAAG AGTGGTTCCATGAAACGACCCGTCATCCCCACTGAGTTCGGGGCCAAAGTTCCCACCAACGTCCGCCAGCGCTACCTCACCACTTTCATAGACGAATGTGTCAAATTTTGCCCGTCGGAGAAAGACGCCTTCCAGATG GCCCTGGATGAGGAGAAGCTGGTGTATGAGCGCAGTAGCAGTAAGAACATCTACCTCAATGTAGCTGTCAACACCCTGAAGAAGCTCCGCGGCAAGAGCAGCTCCCGTCCGTCAGCTGTCACCA AGGATCCTGGATCTGCTGCTAACAGGAAGGCTCAGTCCCATGAGGAGGTCTTAGGAGGTCGCCTCGCTGCCACAACCAGCTTCACTGTCAACAGGACGGGtaaacagcaggaggagaaactCATCG GAGCCACACTGTACAAGAGGCTGCAGGCGTACCTGATGACAGAGGAGCAGTTCCAGGAGAATGGATACCCGAGAACAAACCCTGAATCTGCAGGCAGAGCTGTCATTCACAACCTCCCTGAGAAAAAACCCGTTACAGACC CGTTCAACAAGATTTGCTGTCGCTGTGGAGCGGAGTATAAAATCAACGTCAACGGCAGCTGTGTTCGTAAAGAAGAATGTACCTTTCACTGGGGACGTCTGCGCAGACATAAAG TGGCTGGAGGCTGGGAGACAAACTACAGCTGCTGTGCTGCGGCTGTGGGTAGTCCAGGATGCCAAGTTTGCAAG CAACATGTTCAGGACGGGCGTAAAGAGTCGTTAGATGGTTTCGTCACAACGTTCAGTAAAGCTCTCCCACCTGATGGCAACGGAGGGGTGTTTGCTTTGGACTGCGAGATG TGTTATACAAAGCAGGGCCTGGAGCTGACGAGGGTGACCGTCATCGACTCTGAGATGAAGGTCATTTACGACACATTTGTCAAACCAGAGAGCAAAGTGGTCGATTACAACACGCG GTTTTCAGGTGTGACGGAGGAGGACTTGGAGGACGTCACCATCAGTCTGAGAGACGTTCAGGCTGTGCTACTTAGTATGTTCAGTGCTGAATCCATCCTTATAGGACACAGTCTGGAGAGCGACCTGCTCGCTCTGAAG CTGATCCACAGTACAGTCGTAGACACGGCCATCGTGTTCCCTCACCGCCTCGGCTTACCCTTCAAACGCGCCTTGAGGAACCTGATGGCCGATCACCTCAAACGCATCATCCAGGACAACG TGGACGGCCACGACTCAAGTGAAGACGCCTCTGCCTGCATGGAGCTGATGGTTTGGAAGATCAAGGAGGATGCCAAGCTCAAAagatga